One window from the genome of Methanobrevibacter sp. encodes:
- the lysA gene encoding diaminopimelate decarboxylase → MDLNIKVNDKNHLDIGGADAIDIADEFGTPTYVIDENRIRDNYNRFYSTFSKYYSDFKVFYACKANTNLAVMKILESEGCCVDAVSPGEVHISKMLGFSGDRILFTGNNITDDELKFVHDEGAVLNIDSVSALKRLAGVVDPEGLKISFRVNPMVGAGHHDHCITGGVMSKFGIMESEAVEVYEMAKELGFNPIGMHSHIGSGILDPEPFKLAIESTMDIAGKVHQEAGIDFEFVDFGGGVGIPYTPEENLLDLDKFAQVNIGLFKEKLEQYDMGNPTMYLEPGRYLVGDASVLLVTVNSIKQSYRKFIGVDAGFHTLLRPAMYDSYHHIVDASRMDLENTQEVDIAGNVCESGDLFARDRLMPEVKEGDVLGILNAGAYGFTMSSNYNSRPLASEVLVTDGKCSLVRERETFEDLYAKQRIPPHLK, encoded by the coding sequence ATGGATTTAAATATTAAAGTCAATGATAAAAATCATTTGGATATTGGTGGAGCAGATGCAATTGACATTGCAGATGAATTTGGAACTCCAACTTATGTAATCGATGAAAATAGAATAAGGGATAACTATAATAGATTTTACTCAACTTTTTCAAAATATTACTCTGATTTTAAAGTATTCTATGCATGCAAAGCCAACACCAACCTTGCAGTAATGAAAATTTTAGAAAGTGAAGGCTGTTGTGTTGACGCAGTTTCTCCGGGTGAAGTCCATATTTCAAAAATGCTCGGATTTTCAGGAGACAGGATATTATTTACAGGCAATAACATCACCGATGATGAATTGAAATTTGTCCATGATGAAGGTGCAGTTTTAAATATTGACTCTGTATCTGCACTTAAAAGATTGGCGGGTGTTGTTGATCCTGAAGGATTAAAAATATCATTTAGAGTAAATCCGATGGTAGGTGCGGGGCACCACGACCACTGTATTACCGGAGGGGTAATGAGTAAATTTGGAATTATGGAATCCGAAGCTGTTGAAGTATATGAAATGGCAAAAGAATTAGGATTTAACCCTATCGGTATGCATTCTCATATCGGATCAGGTATTTTAGATCCGGAACCATTTAAACTGGCTATTGAATCTACTATGGATATTGCAGGTAAAGTTCATCAGGAAGCAGGAATCGATTTTGAATTTGTTGATTTTGGTGGAGGAGTAGGTATTCCTTACACTCCTGAAGAAAACCTTCTTGATTTGGATAAATTTGCACAGGTCAATATCGGATTATTTAAGGAAAAATTAGAACAATATGACATGGGAAATCCTACAATGTATCTTGAACCTGGCAGATATCTGGTTGGGGATGCAAGCGTTCTTTTAGTAACTGTTAACAGCATTAAACAAAGTTACAGAAAATTCATCGGTGTGGATGCAGGTTTCCACACACTTTTAAGGCCTGCAATGTATGATTCATACCACCATATTGTTGATGCAAGCAGAATGGATCTTGAAAACACTCAGGAAGTGGATATTGCAGGAAATGTTTGTGAGTCTGGGGATCTGTTTGCACGTGACAGATTAATGCCTGAAGTTAAAGAAGGGGATGTATTGGGTATTTTAAATGCGGGAGCATATGGTTTTACCATGTCTTCAAACTATAATTCAAGACCTTTAGCTTCTGAAGTCCTTGTAACTGATGGAAAATGTTCTCTTGTTCGTGAAAGGGAAACCTTTGAAGATTTATACGCAAAACAAAGAATTCCTCCACACTTAAAATAA
- the rsmA gene encoding 16S rRNA (adenine(1518)-N(6)/adenine(1519)-N(6))-dimethyltransferase RsmA, whose amino-acid sequence MNNEPSQSLSKVTKNILNKHGIKLNKNLGQNYLIDKNKRDQIINFGNINKNDVVLEIGTGIGTLTIELAKKAKKVIAIEQDENISKILAKRLKDEKIDNVELINDDALNVEFPEFNKIISNLPYQISSPITFKFLNYDFDLAILMYQKEFASRMNGKIGTKDYSRLSAMLYFKCNVEKLTDVSSESFIPKPKIDSTVVKLTPKENKISDEDFEIYSNFTKALFQHRNKKIRNALIDSRHIITSLDKKEMKKLINDVESEKINEYLKKRVVAITPEEILFLSKELNSIFMN is encoded by the coding sequence TAAACAAACATGGGATAAAGTTAAACAAAAATCTTGGTCAGAATTATTTAATTGATAAAAATAAACGAGACCAGATAATTAACTTTGGAAACATTAATAAAAATGATGTGGTCTTAGAAATTGGAACCGGGATAGGAACATTAACAATTGAACTTGCCAAAAAAGCTAAAAAGGTAATAGCTATCGAACAAGATGAAAATATCTCTAAAATATTAGCTAAACGACTTAAAGACGAAAAAATAGATAATGTAGAATTGATTAATGATGATGCCTTAAATGTTGAATTTCCGGAATTCAACAAAATCATATCTAATCTACCTTATCAAATTTCATCACCGATTACTTTTAAATTTTTAAATTATGATTTTGATCTGGCCATTCTTATGTATCAAAAAGAATTTGCCAGCCGTATGAATGGAAAGATAGGAACTAAAGACTACTCAAGACTTTCTGCAATGCTATATTTCAAATGCAATGTTGAAAAGCTAACAGACGTAAGTTCCGAAAGTTTTATTCCAAAACCAAAAATTGACTCGACCGTTGTTAAATTAACACCAAAAGAAAATAAAATTTCAGATGAGGATTTTGAAATTTACTCTAATTTCACAAAAGCACTATTCCAACATAGAAACAAAAAAATACGCAATGCTTTAATCGATTCCAGACACATTATAACAAGTCTTGATAAAAAAGAAATGAAAAAACTGATAAATGATGTTGAATCTGAAAAAATAAATGAATATCTCAAAAAAAGAGTGGTTGCAATTACTCCTGAAGAGATACTGTTTTTATCAAAAGAATTAAACTCAATCTTTATGAATTGA
- a CDS encoding NUDIX domain-containing protein: MNKFFGLTVRAVIKNNDGEILILKRHPMSKTDPEMWELPGGKVENGEEFTTALIREIKEETNLDCKIGDFYEAVQNNYSHKRTLQLVMYLDNVEGNIKISEEHTEFMWANTDKIRTLEISSSLKKTLAKRNWEI; the protein is encoded by the coding sequence ATGAACAAATTTTTTGGTCTTACAGTCAGAGCCGTAATTAAAAATAATGACGGTGAAATTTTAATCCTCAAAAGACATCCCATGTCTAAGACAGACCCTGAAATGTGGGAACTTCCAGGAGGAAAAGTGGAAAATGGAGAAGAATTCACTACTGCACTAATTCGTGAAATAAAAGAAGAAACCAATCTTGATTGCAAAATAGGAGATTTTTATGAAGCTGTGCAGAACAATTACTCCCATAAAAGAACATTGCAGCTGGTGATGTATTTAGACAATGTAGAAGGCAACATCAAAATAAGTGAGGAGCACACAGAGTTTATGTGGGCAAACACAGATAAAATAAGAACACTTGAAATATCCAGTTCATTGAAAAAAACATTGGCAAAAAGGAATTGGGAAATCTAA
- the dapF gene encoding diaminopimelate epimerase has translation MELKGLKFSKMHGIGNDFPIIDETKGKVISEEDKPEACRMLCHRNFGVGGDGVLFVEPSEVADIGYRMFNPDGSEAEMCGNGIRCFGDFVYRKGILKQEKMTVETRAGIKTIEITLDGDEPVLFKVDMGLSTFKTPEIPMDSDEDEFLDGKLEVLDTTFNLTAISVGNPHAIIFVDDVDEIDINRYGPAIEAHEVFPEKINVHFVEVISKNEGKMITWERGAGVTLACGTGATSTAISGYKLGLFGSDVLLHLPGGDLKFGVYEKDDALGAFMEGPAELVYDGEF, from the coding sequence ATGGAATTAAAGGGATTAAAATTTTCAAAAATGCATGGAATAGGCAATGACTTTCCAATAATTGATGAGACAAAAGGAAAAGTTATCTCTGAGGAGGACAAGCCTGAAGCATGCAGGATGTTATGCCACAGAAACTTCGGTGTAGGAGGGGATGGTGTTTTATTTGTAGAACCTTCTGAAGTTGCGGATATCGGATATAGGATGTTTAATCCAGATGGAAGCGAAGCTGAAATGTGCGGAAACGGCATAAGATGTTTTGGAGATTTTGTTTACAGAAAAGGCATTTTAAAACAGGAAAAAATGACTGTTGAAACAAGAGCGGGAATTAAAACAATCGAAATTACCCTTGATGGTGATGAACCGGTTTTATTTAAGGTGGACATGGGATTGTCAACATTTAAAACTCCTGAAATTCCGATGGATAGTGATGAGGATGAATTTTTAGACGGCAAGTTGGAAGTTTTAGATACAACATTTAACCTGACAGCCATCAGCGTTGGAAATCCTCATGCAATTATTTTTGTTGATGATGTGGATGAAATTGACATTAACAGATACGGTCCGGCTATTGAAGCACATGAGGTGTTTCCCGAAAAAATCAATGTGCATTTTGTAGAAGTAATCTCTAAAAACGAAGGCAAAATGATTACATGGGAGAGGGGTGCAGGCGTAACACTTGCTTGCGGTACCGGAGCAACCTCTACAGCAATTTCCGGTTATAAACTGGGTTTATTTGGCAGTGATGTGTTACTTCATTTACCTGGCGGAGACTTGAAGTTCGGAGTATATGAAAAAGATGATGCTCTTGGAGCTTTCATGGAAGGTCCGGCAGAGCTTGTTTATGACGGAGAATTTTAA
- a CDS encoding HemK2/MTQ2 family protein methyltransferase: protein MSDFIINIDENVYIPAEDSYLLADNLEIKEGQSVLEIGTGSGIVAMYASRLTDKITVTDINFDACELARKNFRENNIKNIEILFGNLFEPVKNRKFDVILFNTPYLPTEDGEVFDDTINYAFDGGLDGRKVIDVFLNEVGNHLNDGGIVQLIQSSLSGNEETLEKLDRLGFVAEIAKKEHFFFEDITLINAYKI, encoded by the coding sequence ATGAGCGATTTTATAATTAATATTGATGAAAATGTTTACATTCCAGCTGAAGACAGCTATTTATTAGCTGATAATCTAGAAATTAAGGAAGGACAAAGCGTTTTAGAAATCGGAACAGGATCGGGCATTGTTGCAATGTATGCTTCAAGACTGACAGATAAAATTACAGTGACAGATATTAATTTTGACGCTTGTGAACTTGCACGGAAAAACTTCAGGGAAAACAATATCAAGAATATTGAGATTTTGTTTGGAAATCTCTTTGAGCCTGTCAAAAATAGAAAGTTTGATGTAATTTTATTTAATACTCCATATCTGCCTACCGAAGATGGTGAAGTTTTTGATGACACTATAAATTATGCATTCGATGGTGGATTAGACGGCAGGAAAGTGATAGATGTTTTTTTAAATGAAGTGGGAAATCATTTAAATGATGGAGGAATTGTCCAGTTGATTCAGTCTTCACTATCTGGCAATGAAGAAACTTTGGAAAAATTAGACAGATTGGGTTTTGTTGCAGAAATCGCGAAAAAAGAGCACTTCTTTTTTGAAGACATTACATTAATCAATGCATATAAAATTTAA